The following DNA comes from Mesorhizobium sp. B2-1-8.
TCGTTCACCGGGTTTTTTGAAACCTTATTTAGAACCCTGTGCCAAGATGATCCATGGGGATTTCGGGCGCGGGCAAACCAAGACAGTCATGACAGGTTCCATACTCATAGTCGATGACGATCCCGTGCAGCGCCGGCTGCTCGAGGCGGCGGTGACGCGGTTCGGCCATACCGCGATCGTCGCCGATGGCGGTGCTGCCGGCCTCGAAGTTCTCGACGGGCGTGGCGCCCGCGACGTCTCGGTTGTGATTCTCGACCTGGTCATGCCCGGTCTCGACGGCATCGGCGTGCTGAAGGCGATGCGCGAGCGCGACATCAGCGTGCCGGTCATCGTGCAGACCGCCCAGGGCGGTATCGAAACCGTGGTTTCGGCGATGCGCCACGGTGCTTTCGATTTCGTCGTCAAGCCGGCCTCGCCCGACAGGCTGCAGGCCTCGATTTCCAATGCGCTCAAGGTCGAGGCCGTCGAGGGTGAGGTCAAGCGCACGTCGCGCAAACGCGGCGGGCTGCTGACCTTTAGGGACATGATCACCCACAGTCCGGCCATGGACAGGGTGATACGCCTCGGCCAGAAAGCGGCGGCCTCCAATATCCCGATCCTGATCGAGGGCGAATCCGGCGTCGGCAAGGAACTGGTGGCGCGTGCCATCCAAGGAAGCGGCGACCGTCGCTCGAAACCGTTCGTCACGGTCAATTGTGGCGCCATCCCCGACAATCTGGTGGAGTCCATCCTGTTCGGCCACGAGAAAGGGTCGTTCACCGGCGCCACTGACAAGCACACCGGCAAATTCGTCGAGGCGCATTCCGGCACGCTGTTCCTCGACGAGATCGGCGACCTGCCGCTCGACGTGCAGGTCAAGCTGTTGCGCGCCGTCCAGGAGGGCGAGGTCGATCCCGTGGGCGGCCGCTCGACCGTCAAGGTCGACATCCGGCTGATTTCGGCGACGCATCGCAACCTCCTGCAGCAGGTCAAGGACGGCAAGTTCCGCGAGGATCTGTTCTACCGGCTGAACGTCTACCCGATCTTTGTGCCGCCGCTGCGCGATCGCCGCGACGACATTCCCCATCTGGTCACGCATTTCATGGAAAAGGTGGCGCCGGCCGACCCGCGCCATCGGCTGAAGGGCATTTCGGCGGCGGCGCTCGCGGTGCTGCAGGCCTATGACTGGCCCGGAAACATCCGGCAGCTCGAAAACGCCGTCTTCCGCGCCTCGGTGCTGTGCGAAGGCGATGTGCTGACCGCCGACGATTTTCCGCAGATCCGGGCGCAGGTGGAAGGCACCGTCAATCTTGACGCGGACGACACGTTCGAAGCAGGCGGCGCCGCGCCGCCGCTGGCGCCGCGCGATGAGGACGTCGTGTCCGACGAGACCGTTCCCGTGCGCGAGCAGCCGGCCGGGGCGCAGCCCCGCTTCGGCATGCTGCGGGCACTCGACGAGCGCGGCAATGTGCGTGCGCTGGCCGATGTCGAACTCGAAATGATCAAGCTCGCCATCGATCACTACAATGGCCAAATGAGCGAGGTCGCCCGCCGGCTCGGCATCGGTCGCTCGACGCTCTACCGCAAGCTCAAGGAATACGGCATCGACCCGGAAACCGGCCGCGTCGACAGGCTTGCTTCCTGAGCCGCAAGGCCGGGACCAGTTTCCCTCGTCACTATATCAGCTGACAGAGCGCCTCCCCGGACTATGGCGGGCCGGAGGCGGCGCTCGATGGGGCAGTGTTCACGCATTAAGGCTAACGGTAACAGATCGTGTTCGGCCAAAGCCGGAAAACATGATCTAAACCAGCGGTTTACCAAGAAACCTTGCGGATAATTTTTGACGGGATATCGCCACCGTGTTACCGCATTTCGGCTTCAATAAGCGATGATTAACCATTAGGATCGATATTCGGATGTGATAACGACACGTCCGTTTGGGCAAATCCGGGGACAAACGGCAGCCTGCAAGGCCTTTTGATTTGAACAGAATCGAACGACTCACAAACGGGCGGCACTATCATTTGAGCGTCTGGCCGAGATGGTTGGCGGCGGTGATTGTCGCGTTTGGTTTTGTCGCCGCGGCCGCCTCGGGCGCCCAGGCCGAAGTTCGTTCGCTGAAGCTCTACCACCTCCACACGCACGAGAAGGCGGAGATCGTCTACAAGCGCAATGGCCGCTACGTTCCCGAGGGCCTGAGGAAGATCAACATCATCCTGCGCGACTGGCGCCGCAACGAGCCGACCAAGATGGACCCGCGTCTGCTGGATCTGGTCTGGGAAGCGTATCGCGAAAGCGGCTCAACCGACTATATCCAGGTCGTCTGCGGCTATCGTTCGCCATCGACCAATTCGATGCTGCGCAGCCGCAGCCGCGGCGTCGCCGAGAAGAGCCAGCATATGCTTGGCAAGGCGATGGATTTCTATATTCCCGGCGTGCCGCTGAAGAAGCTGCGCAATATCGGCCTCAAGATGCAGGGCGGTGGCGTCGGCTATTATCCGACCTCCGGTTCGCCATTCGTCCACATGGATGTCGGCAATGTGCGCCATTGGCCCGGCATCAGCCGCCAGGAACTGGTCAGCCTGTTCCCCAATGGCAAGACGCTGCATGTGCCGAGCGACGGCCGGCCGCTGCCCGGCTATGAACAGGCGCTGGCCTCCTATCAATCGCGCAAGGGTTCCGGCACTCCGAATATCGAAATGGCCAGCGCCGGCGGCAGCGGCAAGAAATCCGGCGGGTTCCTCTCTGCCTTGTTCGGCGGCGGTGGCGCCGACGAGGCCGACGACAGCGCCGACGTGGAAACCGCTTCGGCCGCACCTGCGCCCAAGGCTAGAAATCTGAAGCCGGCCGCGACCGCGAAGAGCAGCAACCTGCCTGGTATCGCCATCGTGGCCCCGGAGAATGCCCAGCGCGCCGACATTCCTCAGGTTGCCGACGAGCAAGCCCCAGAGCCGGAGAAGAACACGCCGGAGACGATCATCGCGGCGCTGCCGGCCAAGGAAATCCCGCTGCCCGATTTCGCGCCGCGGCCGAAGGCCGATGTCGGCGCACAGCCTGAGAATGTTCCCTTCGCCATGGCGGATGCGACGGCCACCACCGAACAGGCGGTGGCGACCGCGCAGGCACCGGCGAACATGCCTTTCGGCAAGTCCGATCCGGCAGCCATCGCGCAAGCCGCCGCCGCCGATCAGGCGCAGGTTGCCGTCAACAACATTCCCCTGCCGACATGGCGCCCCGAGCACTCGCTGCCAGCGGACCTCGCCCCGCCGCCCAGCAAGGATGTGCTGATGGCGCTGGCCGAAACGGCTGACCAGGACAAGACCGCGACGGATGCGTTCTCCGTGCTGCCGACAGCGCGTCCAGAGCCAACCAGGCCCGACGCCGTCAAGGCCGTGCTCGACGAAGCCAATGCCCAGGTCGGCACCGCCGCCGAATATCAGGTGGCTTCGTTGTCCGAAGAGCCGCGTTCGGCCTTCAACGATCCGTCGGGTGTCGATGCGGCGTCGCCGCGCCAAGCTGTTGCCGCCCGTCCTGCCGGTTCCGATCCGGTCGCCGCGATCGGCGCCGGCGTGAAGACGACCCGCAAGGAGGCCAGGGCCACCGCCCGCGATCAGAAACCCGGCCCCAGGGCCGTGGTGGTTGCCGCGGCGCCGCAGGCCGCCCGCTGGGCACTGACCAGCGGCGAGAACGTCGCTACCGTTTCGAGCGCGACGACCGCGCCGGGCTACGCCTACAACATCGTGCATACGCCGCCGAGCGAGGTCTATACGGCCGGCTTCCAGCCGAGCAACCAGATGGCCGACGCCAGCCGCTTCACCGGCAATGCCGTCAAGTTCCTGTCGGTCGCCCGCTTCCAGACGAAGTAACGAACAGACCACAATATTGCTGAAGCCGCGCCGGGCGACCCGCGCGGCTTTTTGCTGTCCAGAGGTGCGACGCGTGCGGCACTGGCGGTAGCATCGGCCGCGAAAGGTTATTTCATTTCGCGAGTTTGCTCGCGGCGCGTGCGAGCGCTTCGATCTCGTCCCACTTGCCGGCCTTGACCATGTCGTCGGGCGCCACCCACGAGCCGCCGACGCAGACGACATTGGACAGGCCGAGATAATCGGCCGCGTTCTTGCCGGTGATGCCGCCGGTCGGGCAGAACTTGACGTCCGCCAGTGGCGAGGCAAAAGCCTTGAGCGAAGCGATGCCGCCGGACTGTTCGGCCGGGAAGAATTTCAGGAAGCGCAGGCCGGCTTCGCGCGCGGCCATGATCTCGCCGGGCGTGATGGCGCCGGGCAGCAACGGAACCTCGCTGTCGGCGGCGGCAGCCAGAAGCTCGCGGGTGATGCCGGGGCTGACGATGAAGCGCGAACCGGCGCCGGCTGCCTCG
Coding sequences within:
- a CDS encoding sigma-54-dependent transcriptional regulator — translated: MTGSILIVDDDPVQRRLLEAAVTRFGHTAIVADGGAAGLEVLDGRGARDVSVVILDLVMPGLDGIGVLKAMRERDISVPVIVQTAQGGIETVVSAMRHGAFDFVVKPASPDRLQASISNALKVEAVEGEVKRTSRKRGGLLTFRDMITHSPAMDRVIRLGQKAAASNIPILIEGESGVGKELVARAIQGSGDRRSKPFVTVNCGAIPDNLVESILFGHEKGSFTGATDKHTGKFVEAHSGTLFLDEIGDLPLDVQVKLLRAVQEGEVDPVGGRSTVKVDIRLISATHRNLLQQVKDGKFREDLFYRLNVYPIFVPPLRDRRDDIPHLVTHFMEKVAPADPRHRLKGISAAALAVLQAYDWPGNIRQLENAVFRASVLCEGDVLTADDFPQIRAQVEGTVNLDADDTFEAGGAAPPLAPRDEDVVSDETVPVREQPAGAQPRFGMLRALDERGNVRALADVELEMIKLAIDHYNGQMSEVARRLGIGRSTLYRKLKEYGIDPETGRVDRLAS
- a CDS encoding DUF882 domain-containing protein gives rise to the protein MIVAFGFVAAAASGAQAEVRSLKLYHLHTHEKAEIVYKRNGRYVPEGLRKINIILRDWRRNEPTKMDPRLLDLVWEAYRESGSTDYIQVVCGYRSPSTNSMLRSRSRGVAEKSQHMLGKAMDFYIPGVPLKKLRNIGLKMQGGGVGYYPTSGSPFVHMDVGNVRHWPGISRQELVSLFPNGKTLHVPSDGRPLPGYEQALASYQSRKGSGTPNIEMASAGGSGKKSGGFLSALFGGGGADEADDSADVETASAAPAPKARNLKPAATAKSSNLPGIAIVAPENAQRADIPQVADEQAPEPEKNTPETIIAALPAKEIPLPDFAPRPKADVGAQPENVPFAMADATATTEQAVATAQAPANMPFGKSDPAAIAQAAAADQAQVAVNNIPLPTWRPEHSLPADLAPPPSKDVLMALAETADQDKTATDAFSVLPTARPEPTRPDAVKAVLDEANAQVGTAAEYQVASLSEEPRSAFNDPSGVDAASPRQAVAARPAGSDPVAAIGAGVKTTRKEARATARDQKPGPRAVVVAAAPQAARWALTSGENVATVSSATTAPGYAYNIVHTPPSEVYTAGFQPSNQMADASRFTGNAVKFLSVARFQTK
- a CDS encoding 2-dehydro-3-deoxy-phosphogluconate aldolase, with amino-acid sequence MPSKTEKLLSLLNGQPVIPVLKIANVADAVPLARALARGGLPAIEITLRTADALEAIRRVAGEVEEAIVGAGTILDSKQFDEAAGAGSRFIVSPGITRELLAAAADSEVPLLPGAITPGEIMAAREAGLRFLKFFPAEQSGGIASLKAFASPLADVKFCPTGGITGKNAADYLGLSNVVCVGGSWVAPDDMVKAGKWDEIEALARAASKLAK